One Anoplopoma fimbria isolate UVic2021 breed Golden Eagle Sablefish chromosome 21, Afim_UVic_2022, whole genome shotgun sequence DNA segment encodes these proteins:
- the ropn1l gene encoding ropporin-1-like protein, which produces MPLPDTMFCAQQISIPPQLPDLLKSFTKAAIRTQPKDLLQWSSAYFSALSNGECLPVKDRLEMNTTHKTDTGLTPGLLKTLHKQLSPMETCSKEELEKKWKGLCLPLDQLETLLSLGSLDSDIDWMEFFALGCSALGGTLVSSLKFACEILTEDEEGGAARIPFNIFVKLYTYLAHLDGEMPQDHIDNFLSSLQTQVKKQGGMIQVSNFDISRK; this is translated from the exons ATGCCTCTTCCAGACACGATGTTCTGTGCCCAGCAAATCAGCATCCCTCCCCAGCTGCCAGACCTCCTCAAAAGCTTCACCAAGGCAGCCATCCGTACACAGCCCAAGGATCTGCTGCAGTGGTCTTCGGC aTACTTCAGTGCACTGTCTAATGGAGAGTGTCTGCCTGTGAAGGATAGGCTGGAGATGAATACCACACATAAGACAGACACTGGGCTGACTCCTGGTCTACTTAAGACTCTCCATAAACAG CTGTCCCCCATGGAAACATGCAGTAAGGAGGAACTGGAAAAGAAATGGAAGGGTCTGTGTCTACCCCTGGATCAGCTGGAGACCCTGCTGTCGCTGGGCAGTCTTGACTCAGACATCGACTGGATGGAGTTTTTCGCCCTGGGTTGCAGTGCTCTGGGAGGG ACCCTCGTGAGTTCCCTCAAGTTTGCTTGTGAGATCCtgacagaggatgaggagggcGGTGCTGCGAGGATCCCGTTCAACATCTTTGTCAAACTCTACACCTACCTGGCTCACCTGGACGGGGAAATGCCACAGGATCACATAGATAACTTCCTTAGCAGCCTGCAGACACAAGT aaaaaaacagggcGGCATGATTCAGGTTTCCAACTTCGACATCAGCAGGAAGTGa